The proteins below come from a single Burkholderia sp. PAMC 26561 genomic window:
- a CDS encoding exodeoxyribonuclease VII small subunit encodes MAKTATQDGSASADNAPLPENYETALAELEGLVARMEGGALSLEESLAAYRRGAALVGFCQQQLEKVEQQVRVLDGDTLKPLPAELQRATQGAGTSADNGDDL; translated from the coding sequence ATGGCGAAAACCGCAACGCAGGATGGCTCGGCAAGCGCGGACAACGCGCCGCTCCCGGAGAATTACGAGACGGCGCTGGCCGAACTGGAGGGGCTCGTAGCGCGCATGGAAGGCGGCGCGCTGAGCCTGGAGGAGTCGCTCGCTGCGTACCGCCGTGGCGCGGCGCTCGTCGGCTTTTGCCAGCAACAATTAGAAAAGGTCGAGCAGCAGGTTCGCGTGCTCGATGGCGACACACTAAAACCGCTGCCCGCCGAATTGCAGCGCGCCACCCAGGGCGCAGGCACATCGGCAGATAACGGGGACGACTTATGA
- a CDS encoding NAD(P)/FAD-dependent oxidoreductase, translating to MHRFIIVGGGAGGLELATRLGDKLGSADGKRTARAQVTLIDRNSTHIWKPLLHEVAAGSLDPFSQELSYAAQARWHGFEFQQGDLLGVDRTARKVTLGPLLDDEAGELLPQRDLEYDTLVVAIGSTTAFFGVQGAQENSLALDTVDQAELFRKRLIAACIRAEYRAPDPATLTSVDAATRAPRIQVAIVGGGATGVELSAELRNTAQVLHAYGLHKLDPKNDIGIVLIEAGPRILPALPERVSTATAELLEKLGVRLMTGETVAEVSRDSIRTASGKTIAADLTVWAAGIRAPAVLSKLDGLTTNRLGQLIVRRTLQTEIDDNVFALGDCAACAWPGGEKEGRNVPPRAQAAHQQASFLLKSFERRLEDKPLPDYTYRDFGSLVSLGHFSAVGSLMGGLIGGNMLIEGLFARFMYQSLYRMHIAALHGWARMALDTVAHWLRRSTVPRVKLH from the coding sequence ATGCATCGTTTCATCATTGTCGGCGGCGGGGCGGGTGGGCTGGAACTGGCCACGCGCCTGGGCGACAAGCTCGGCAGCGCCGATGGCAAGCGCACGGCGCGTGCGCAGGTGACGCTCATCGACAGGAATTCCACGCATATCTGGAAGCCGTTGTTGCATGAAGTCGCGGCTGGCAGCCTCGATCCGTTCTCGCAGGAATTGTCGTATGCGGCGCAGGCGCGCTGGCATGGATTCGAGTTTCAGCAGGGCGATCTGCTGGGCGTCGACCGGACGGCAAGAAAGGTCACGCTGGGGCCGCTTCTCGACGACGAAGCCGGCGAACTCCTGCCGCAACGCGATCTCGAGTACGACACGCTGGTCGTGGCGATCGGCAGCACGACAGCGTTTTTCGGCGTGCAGGGCGCGCAGGAGAATTCACTCGCGCTCGATACGGTCGACCAGGCCGAGCTGTTCCGCAAACGGCTGATTGCTGCGTGCATTCGCGCGGAATATCGGGCGCCTGATCCGGCTACCCTCACTTCTGTCGACGCCGCTACAAGGGCACCGCGGATCCAGGTCGCGATTGTGGGCGGCGGTGCGACGGGCGTGGAGTTATCGGCGGAATTGCGCAATACGGCGCAGGTCCTGCACGCTTACGGACTGCACAAACTCGACCCGAAGAACGATATCGGCATTGTGTTGATCGAAGCCGGTCCGCGCATCTTGCCCGCGCTGCCCGAGCGCGTTTCCACGGCGACAGCCGAATTGCTGGAAAAGCTCGGCGTCAGGCTGATGACCGGCGAGACCGTGGCCGAAGTGTCGCGGGACTCCATCCGCACGGCGAGCGGCAAGACCATCGCGGCGGATCTGACGGTGTGGGCGGCGGGGATTCGCGCGCCGGCCGTGCTTTCCAAGCTCGATGGCCTCACGACCAACCGTCTTGGCCAGCTCATCGTGCGTCGTACGCTGCAAACAGAAATCGATGACAACGTGTTCGCCCTCGGCGATTGCGCCGCGTGCGCTTGGCCGGGCGGCGAGAAAGAAGGGCGCAACGTGCCGCCACGTGCGCAAGCCGCGCATCAGCAAGCGAGCTTCTTGCTGAAGTCGTTCGAGCGCCGGCTGGAGGACAAGCCGTTGCCGGACTACACGTATCGCGATTTCGGTTCGCTTGTGTCGCTTGGGCATTTCAGCGCGGTCGGCAGTCTGATGGGCGGTTTGATCGGTGGGAACATGCTGATCGAGGGGCTCTTCGCGCGGTTCATGTACCAGTCGCTTTACCGCATGCACATTGCCGCGCTGCACGGCTGGGCACGCATGGCGCTCGATACCGTCGCGCACTGGCTGCGCCGCTCCACCGTGCCACGCGTCAAGCTGCACTGA
- a CDS encoding AMP nucleosidase, with product MTNDRTQATHSTPASNFPTESFDDPVAAVARVSAIYEANTGFLRDAFARYRKNEPFSHRVRACYPFVRVRTELNTQIDSRRSYGFVAGPGIFETTLTRPDMFGDYYREQLRLLAKNHHVGIEVGVSAQPIPIHFAFAEGIHLEGDLDRDRLLAMRNIFDMPDLALLDDRIVNGTYEPGPGEPHPLALFTAARVDFSLHRLKHYTATSPTHVQNYVLYTNYQFYIDEFVKLGRKIMSKTDDEETRKYRSEYTSFVEPGDVITGNENLGGVQEEPQGVAPARLPQMPAYHLKRADGSGITMINIGVGPSNAKTITDHIAVLRPHAWIMLGHCAGLRNTQRLGDYVLAHGYVREDHVLDADLPLWIPIPALAEVQVALEKAVAQVTKLEGVDLKHVMRTGTVASVDNRNWELRDHREPVQRLSQSRAIALDMESATIAANGFRFRVPYGTLLCVSDKPLHGELKLPGMADQFYRAQVDQHLQIGVMAMELLRMNGLSKLHSRKLRGFAEVAFQ from the coding sequence ATGACAAACGACCGGACTCAAGCCACCCATTCCACTCCCGCCAGCAACTTCCCCACGGAATCGTTCGATGACCCCGTGGCAGCGGTTGCGCGGGTATCGGCCATCTATGAAGCCAACACCGGTTTCCTGCGCGACGCCTTTGCGCGCTATCGGAAAAACGAGCCATTTTCGCATCGCGTGCGTGCGTGTTATCCGTTCGTGCGCGTGCGCACCGAGCTGAATACGCAGATCGATTCACGTCGATCGTACGGCTTCGTCGCGGGGCCGGGGATCTTCGAAACCACGCTGACGCGGCCGGATATGTTCGGCGATTACTATCGCGAGCAATTGCGGCTGCTTGCCAAGAACCATCATGTCGGGATCGAAGTGGGGGTGTCGGCGCAGCCCATTCCCATTCACTTCGCGTTTGCCGAAGGCATTCACCTGGAAGGCGACCTGGATCGCGACAGGCTGCTCGCCATGCGTAACATCTTCGATATGCCCGATCTCGCGCTGCTCGACGACCGAATCGTGAACGGCACGTACGAACCGGGTCCGGGCGAGCCGCATCCGCTCGCGCTGTTCACGGCGGCGCGCGTGGATTTCTCGTTGCATCGGCTGAAGCACTACACCGCGACGTCGCCCACGCATGTGCAGAACTACGTGCTTTATACGAACTACCAGTTTTATATCGATGAATTCGTGAAGCTCGGCCGCAAGATCATGTCCAAAACGGACGATGAAGAAACGCGGAAATACCGCAGCGAATACACATCGTTCGTCGAACCGGGCGATGTGATTACGGGTAATGAAAACCTGGGCGGCGTACAGGAAGAGCCCCAAGGCGTCGCGCCCGCGCGTCTGCCGCAAATGCCGGCGTATCACCTGAAACGCGCCGATGGCAGCGGCATCACGATGATCAACATTGGCGTGGGGCCATCGAACGCGAAGACGATCACGGACCACATTGCCGTGCTGCGTCCGCATGCGTGGATCATGCTCGGGCATTGCGCGGGATTGCGGAACACGCAGCGCCTGGGCGACTACGTGCTCGCGCACGGTTATGTGCGCGAGGACCATGTGCTCGATGCCGACTTGCCATTATGGATTCCGATTCCCGCCTTGGCCGAAGTCCAGGTCGCGCTCGAGAAAGCCGTGGCGCAAGTGACCAAGCTCGAAGGCGTGGACCTGAAGCATGTGATGCGTACCGGCACGGTCGCGAGCGTGGATAACCGCAACTGGGAATTGCGCGATCACCGCGAGCCGGTGCAGCGCCTATCGCAAAGCCGCGCCATTGCGCTGGATATGGAAAGCGCGACCATCGCGGCGAATGGATTCAGGTTTCGCGTGCCATACGGAACGCTGCTCTGCGTCTCCGACAAACCTCTGCACGGCGAACTGAAACTGCCCGGCATGGCGGACCAGTTTTACCGCGCGCAAGTGGATCAGCATTTGCAGATCGGCGTGATGGCCATGGAGTTGCTGCGCATGAACGGGCTGTCGAAGTTGCATAGCCGGAAGTTGCGCGGCTTTGCCGAGGTGGCATTCCAGTAA
- a CDS encoding dienelactone hydrolase family protein, translated as MLTPEIDSLVPHVPFNRRTFIKAAVGSGFAACVLPVSAQTIITDSNGLEAGPVGFKAADGTLVPAYRAQPLGKTHLPVIIVIHEIFGVHEHIADVCRRFAKLGYLAVAPDLYVREGDASKYPSMQQLNDQLVSKVPDDQVLSDIDSTVAWAGEHGGDLNRLGITGFCWGGRITWLYAERNPRIKAAVAWYGRVVGAKTANNPANPLDLAANLKAPVLGLYGKLDQSIPQDTLAQMKEAIATGPAVARGSQFVVYDDAPHAFFADYRPSYRKADAEDGWKRALAWFKEHGVK; from the coding sequence ATGCTTACGCCTGAAATCGACAGCCTCGTTCCGCATGTCCCGTTCAACCGGCGCACGTTCATCAAGGCGGCTGTCGGCAGCGGTTTTGCCGCCTGTGTCTTGCCGGTTTCCGCGCAAACCATCATCACCGACAGCAACGGTCTCGAAGCCGGCCCCGTAGGGTTCAAGGCCGCCGACGGCACGCTCGTGCCCGCGTACCGGGCGCAACCGCTGGGCAAGACGCACTTGCCGGTGATCATCGTAATTCACGAGATCTTTGGCGTGCACGAACATATCGCCGATGTCTGCCGCCGCTTCGCCAAGCTCGGTTATCTCGCCGTGGCGCCGGATCTCTACGTGCGTGAAGGCGACGCGTCCAAATATCCGTCCATGCAGCAGCTCAACGATCAGCTCGTCTCGAAGGTTCCGGATGACCAGGTGCTGTCGGATATCGATTCGACCGTGGCATGGGCAGGCGAGCATGGCGGCGACCTGAACCGGCTCGGGATCACGGGTTTCTGCTGGGGCGGCCGGATCACGTGGCTCTATGCTGAGCGCAATCCGCGCATCAAGGCAGCGGTCGCGTGGTATGGACGTGTGGTCGGCGCGAAGACTGCGAACAATCCCGCGAATCCGCTCGACCTTGCCGCGAATCTGAAGGCGCCGGTCCTAGGTCTTTACGGCAAGCTCGATCAAAGCATTCCGCAGGACACGCTCGCGCAGATGAAAGAGGCGATTGCGACCGGCCCGGCAGTGGCGCGCGGCTCGCAATTCGTGGTCTACGATGACGCGCCGCATGCGTTCTTCGCGGATTACCGGCCGAGTTACCGGAAAGCCGATGCCGAAGATGGCTGGAAGCGCGCGCTCGCGTGGTTCAAGGAACACGGCGTCAAGTAA
- the polA gene encoding DNA polymerase I, whose translation MPEELNLEGKTLLLVDGSSYLYRAYHAMPDLRGPDGGPTGALYGMINMLRRLRKDINAEYSACVFDAKGKTFRDDWYADYKANRPSMPDDLSKQIEPIHETVRALGWPLVMIEGVEADDVIGTLAVAAEKRGMKVIVSTGDKDLAQLVTDHVTLINTMSNETLDRAGVLNKFGVPPERIVDYLSLIGDTVDNVPGVEKCGPKTALKWLTQYDTLDGIVAHASEIKGAVGDNLRKALDFLPMARKLVTVHTECDLAAQIASIEETLPSRPEARDELRDLFTRHGFKTWLREVEIADAVEGPTDTPPAAATEMERHYETVQTWEQFDEWLARINAAELTSFDTETTALDPMLAQLVGLSVSVEPGRAAYIPVAHRGPDSPLQLPRDEVLQKLKSWLEDPSKKKVGQHLKYDEQVLANYGIELNGVEHDTLLQSYVIESHRPHDMDNLALRHLGAKTIKYEEVAGKGASQIGFDEVALDQAAPYAAEDADITLRLHQALYPQLVDEAQLLKVYRDIEMPTARVLRKMERNGVLIDGELLRVQSGQIATRLIQLEAEAYMLAGGEFNLGSPKQIGQIFFEKLQLPVVKKTPSGAPSTDEEVLQKLAEDYPLPKILLEHRGLSKLKSTYTDKLPRMVNAKTGRVHTNYAQAVAVTGRLSSNEPNLQNIPVRTAEGRRIREAFIAPPGSKIVSADYSQIELRIMAHISGDPSLMRSFAEGEDVHRATASEIFGVTPIEVSNDQRRIAKVINFGLIYGMSAFGLASNIGISRDAAKLYIDKYFQRYPGVANYMDETRTKAKRDGFVETVFGRRLWLPEINGGSGPRRQGAERAAINAPMQGTAADLIKLSMIAVQDWLEASKIETKMIMQVHDELVLEVPEAELPEVRKRLPELMCGVAKLKVPLVAEVGVGNNWEEAH comes from the coding sequence ATGCCTGAAGAACTTAATCTTGAAGGTAAGACCCTGCTATTGGTCGACGGATCCAGCTATCTGTATCGGGCCTACCACGCCATGCCGGATCTGCGCGGGCCGGATGGCGGACCGACAGGCGCGTTGTACGGAATGATCAACATGCTGCGGCGCCTGCGGAAGGACATCAATGCAGAGTATAGCGCGTGCGTATTCGACGCCAAGGGCAAGACATTTCGCGACGACTGGTACGCGGATTACAAGGCAAACCGGCCATCCATGCCCGATGACCTCTCGAAGCAGATAGAACCCATCCACGAGACCGTTCGGGCGCTCGGCTGGCCGCTCGTGATGATCGAAGGCGTGGAGGCCGACGACGTCATCGGTACGCTTGCAGTGGCCGCCGAAAAGCGCGGCATGAAGGTTATCGTGTCGACGGGCGACAAGGATCTGGCGCAGCTTGTGACGGATCATGTCACCCTCATCAATACGATGTCCAACGAGACGCTCGATCGCGCCGGGGTGCTGAATAAGTTCGGCGTGCCGCCGGAGCGGATCGTCGACTATCTCTCGCTCATCGGCGATACGGTCGATAACGTACCGGGCGTCGAGAAATGCGGGCCGAAGACGGCGCTGAAGTGGCTCACACAATACGACACCCTCGATGGCATCGTGGCACACGCGAGCGAAATCAAAGGTGCGGTGGGAGACAATCTGCGCAAGGCTCTCGACTTCCTTCCCATGGCCAGAAAGCTCGTTACCGTACATACGGAATGCGATCTAGCGGCGCAGATCGCGTCTATCGAGGAAACGTTGCCTTCACGGCCCGAAGCGCGCGACGAATTGCGCGATCTCTTTACGCGCCACGGCTTCAAGACGTGGTTGCGCGAAGTCGAGATCGCCGACGCCGTGGAAGGTCCCACGGATACACCGCCCGCGGCCGCCACGGAAATGGAACGGCATTACGAAACGGTGCAGACATGGGAACAATTCGACGAATGGCTTGCCCGGATCAACGCTGCTGAGCTAACGTCCTTCGATACGGAAACCACCGCCCTCGATCCCATGCTCGCGCAGCTCGTGGGATTGTCGGTATCGGTCGAACCGGGACGTGCGGCCTATATCCCTGTTGCGCATCGCGGGCCGGATTCGCCTTTGCAATTGCCGCGTGACGAAGTCCTGCAGAAACTGAAATCGTGGCTGGAAGATCCATCGAAGAAGAAAGTGGGACAGCACCTCAAATACGATGAACAAGTGCTCGCGAACTACGGCATCGAGTTGAATGGCGTCGAGCACGACACGTTGTTGCAGTCCTATGTGATCGAATCGCACAGGCCGCACGACATGGACAATCTCGCGTTGCGGCATCTCGGCGCGAAAACCATCAAGTATGAAGAGGTGGCGGGCAAGGGCGCGTCGCAGATCGGCTTCGACGAAGTCGCGCTCGATCAGGCCGCGCCCTACGCTGCCGAAGACGCCGACATCACGTTGCGGCTGCATCAGGCGCTTTATCCGCAACTTGTCGACGAAGCGCAATTGCTGAAGGTGTATCGCGATATTGAAATGCCTACGGCGCGCGTGTTGCGCAAGATGGAGCGCAATGGCGTACTGATCGACGGCGAGTTGCTGCGCGTGCAAAGCGGGCAGATTGCGACGCGTCTGATCCAGCTCGAGGCTGAAGCGTACATGCTCGCGGGCGGCGAATTCAATCTTGGATCGCCCAAGCAGATCGGGCAGATTTTCTTCGAGAAGCTGCAATTGCCGGTGGTCAAGAAGACGCCGAGCGGCGCGCCTTCCACCGACGAAGAAGTGCTGCAAAAGCTCGCCGAAGACTATCCGTTGCCGAAGATCCTGCTCGAACATCGCGGTTTGTCGAAGCTCAAGTCGACTTATACGGACAAGTTGCCACGCATGGTCAACGCGAAGACCGGCCGCGTGCATACGAACTACGCGCAGGCCGTTGCGGTGACGGGGCGTTTGTCATCGAATGAGCCGAACTTGCAGAACATTCCGGTGCGTACCGCCGAAGGCCGGCGCATTCGCGAAGCATTCATTGCGCCCCCGGGAAGCAAGATCGTGTCGGCGGATTATTCGCAAATCGAGCTGCGGATCATGGCGCATATCTCCGGCGATCCCTCGCTCATGCGCTCCTTCGCCGAGGGCGAGGACGTGCATCGTGCGACGGCCTCCGAGATTTTCGGCGTGACGCCCATCGAGGTGTCGAACGATCAGCGGCGCATCGCGAAGGTCATCAACTTTGGCTTGATCTATGGCATGAGCGCGTTCGGACTGGCATCGAATATCGGCATCTCGCGTGATGCGGCGAAGCTTTATATCGACAAGTATTTCCAGCGCTATCCAGGCGTTGCCAACTACATGGACGAGACCCGCACGAAGGCGAAGCGCGATGGGTTCGTGGAGACGGTGTTCGGGCGCCGTCTGTGGTTGCCCGAGATCAACGGCGGCAGCGGACCGCGCCGGCAGGGCGCCGAACGCGCGGCAATCAACGCACCGATGCAGGGTACGGCCGCCGACCTGATCAAGCTGTCGATGATCGCGGTGCAGGACTGGCTGGAAGCATCGAAGATCGAAACGAAGATGATCATGCAGGTCCACGATGAACTCGTGCTCGAAGTGCCCGAAGCCGAGCTGCCGGAAGTGCGCAAGCGTCTGCCGGAACTCATGTGCGGCGTCGCGAAGCTGAAGGTGCCGCTCGTCGCCGAAGTCGGCGTGGGGAACAACTGGGAAGAAGCGCATTGA
- a CDS encoding homoserine kinase, whose protein sequence is MAVFTAVSDSQLTDWLQNYELGEVTDFRGIASGIENSNFFLTTTRGAYVLTLFENLTATQLPFYLDLMRHLASHAVPVPDPMPRRDGALFGTLNGKPATVVTKLDGAPELSPGPAHCIEVGHMLARLHLAGRDFATYQPNLRSLAWWQDNVPAVVPHLTAEQRALITNELAHQAAFFASAEYTAMPEGPCHCDLFRDNVLFAHPTADETRLGGFFDFYFAGNDKWLFDVAVCVNDWCVDLATGALDTARTDALLRAYQTVRPFTPAEEHHWSDMLRAGALRFWVSRLYDFYRPREAEMLKPHDPGHFERILRERIKTAPPPADGN, encoded by the coding sequence ATGGCCGTATTCACTGCTGTCTCCGATTCCCAGCTTACCGACTGGCTCCAGAACTACGAACTCGGCGAAGTCACCGATTTCCGTGGCATTGCATCCGGTATCGAGAACAGCAACTTCTTCCTGACGACCACGCGCGGCGCGTACGTCCTCACCCTCTTCGAAAATCTGACGGCCACGCAATTGCCGTTTTATCTCGATCTGATGCGGCATCTGGCGTCACATGCGGTGCCCGTTCCGGACCCCATGCCGCGTCGCGATGGCGCGTTGTTTGGCACGCTTAACGGCAAGCCGGCCACTGTCGTGACGAAACTTGATGGCGCGCCGGAGTTGTCGCCGGGTCCGGCGCACTGTATCGAAGTGGGCCACATGCTGGCGCGGCTTCATCTCGCGGGGCGTGATTTCGCGACGTATCAGCCAAATCTGCGCAGCCTTGCGTGGTGGCAGGACAACGTACCGGCTGTGGTGCCGCACCTCACCGCCGAGCAGCGCGCGCTGATTACCAATGAACTCGCGCATCAGGCGGCCTTTTTTGCATCGGCTGAATACACTGCCATGCCCGAAGGCCCGTGCCACTGCGACCTGTTCCGCGACAACGTGTTGTTCGCGCATCCCACGGCAGACGAAACGCGTCTTGGCGGCTTTTTCGACTTTTATTTTGCCGGCAACGACAAATGGCTTTTCGATGTCGCCGTCTGCGTGAACGACTGGTGTGTCGATCTCGCTACCGGCGCACTCGATACCGCGCGTACCGACGCGCTATTGCGCGCGTATCAGACGGTGCGTCCGTTCACGCCGGCCGAAGAACACCATTGGAGCGACATGCTGCGCGCAGGCGCCTTGCGTTTCTGGGTATCGCGCCTATACGACTTTTATCGGCCGCGCGAAGCCGAAATGCTCAAACCGCATGATCCTGGCCACTTCGAACGCATTTTGCGCGAGCGCATCAAAACTGCGCCCCCTCCCGCCGACGGTAATTAA
- a CDS encoding aromatic ring-hydroxylating oxygenase subunit alpha, which translates to MSNLSNALQLNAIHSQLPVTAYFDEALLKREIDALFKHGPRYIGHELMVPEAGNYFALPGEGEGRLLVRNKQDQIELLSNVCRHRQAIMLNGRGTAENIVCPLHRWTYDLDGQLLGAPHFADKPCLNLGKSPLQNWQGLLFEASGRDVAADLARLGPSKHFDFSGFMFDHVEVHECNYNWKSFIEVYLEDYHVAPFHPGLGSFVSCDDLTWEFGDWYSVQTVGLHKNLEKPGSPTYRKWHDEVLRFRNGKLPEFGAIWMVYYPGIMIEWYPHVLVVSWLIPQGPQKTTNIVEFYYPEEIALFEREFIEAERAAYMETAREDDEIAERMDAGRRALMNRGESQVGPYQSPMESGMQHFHEFLRRQLGKI; encoded by the coding sequence ATGTCCAATCTGAGCAATGCATTGCAACTGAACGCAATTCACAGTCAGTTGCCAGTCACGGCTTACTTTGACGAAGCGCTTCTCAAGCGCGAAATCGACGCGCTTTTCAAGCACGGTCCACGCTACATCGGCCACGAACTCATGGTGCCCGAGGCGGGAAATTATTTTGCTTTGCCCGGCGAAGGTGAAGGGCGTCTGCTCGTCCGTAATAAACAGGACCAGATCGAGCTGCTGTCGAATGTATGCCGTCACCGCCAGGCCATCATGCTCAATGGGCGCGGCACGGCGGAGAACATCGTGTGTCCGCTGCACCGGTGGACGTACGACCTCGACGGCCAGTTGCTCGGCGCGCCGCATTTCGCCGACAAACCTTGTCTGAACCTCGGCAAATCCCCTTTGCAGAACTGGCAAGGACTGTTGTTCGAAGCGAGCGGGCGCGATGTCGCGGCCGATCTCGCCCGACTTGGACCGTCCAAACATTTTGACTTTTCGGGCTTCATGTTCGATCACGTCGAAGTGCACGAGTGCAACTACAACTGGAAGAGTTTTATCGAGGTGTATCTCGAGGATTACCACGTCGCGCCGTTCCATCCGGGTCTCGGAAGCTTTGTGTCCTGCGATGACCTGACCTGGGAATTCGGCGACTGGTACAGCGTCCAGACTGTTGGCCTGCACAAGAATCTCGAAAAACCCGGCAGTCCCACGTACCGTAAGTGGCACGACGAGGTATTGCGGTTCCGCAACGGCAAGCTGCCGGAATTCGGCGCGATCTGGATGGTGTACTACCCGGGCATCATGATCGAGTGGTATCCGCACGTGCTCGTGGTGTCGTGGCTGATTCCACAAGGGCCGCAGAAAACCACGAATATCGTCGAGTTTTATTATCCTGAGGAAATCGCGCTGTTCGAGCGTGAGTTCATCGAGGCCGAGCGTGCCGCCTACATGGAAACGGCGCGCGAGGACGACGAAATCGCGGAACGCATGGATGCCGGACGGCGCGCGCTGATGAACCGCGGCGAGTCGCAAGTCGGGCCGTATCAGAGTCCCATGGAATCAGGCATGCAGCACTTCCATGAGTTTTTGCGGCGGCAGTTGGGCAAGATTTAA
- a CDS encoding TIGR00730 family Rossman fold protein, giving the protein MNKRKVIPSLRSLADQERATAKKARASWQMFTIMAEFIEATEYLSEIRPAISIYGSARLKPESPYYKLTIEIAQKFSDAGFAVISGGGPGIMEAANKGAHAGKSPSVGLNIELPHEQSGNQWQDISLRFRHFFTRKVTFVKNSDAVVVMPGGFGTLDEMAEVLTLIQTKKSRHVPIVLVGAEFWEGLLSWFRNTLVPTGVISEKDLDLMQVIDDPDQVLEAVLQFYEDRETAEEQPAEGKSDEDRMFYL; this is encoded by the coding sequence ATGAACAAAAGAAAAGTGATTCCGAGTCTGCGATCGCTCGCAGATCAAGAGCGCGCGACGGCCAAGAAGGCTCGCGCATCGTGGCAGATGTTCACGATTATGGCAGAGTTTATCGAGGCGACCGAGTACCTCTCCGAGATCCGCCCTGCCATCAGCATCTATGGTTCGGCGCGCCTGAAACCTGAGTCGCCGTACTACAAGCTCACCATAGAAATCGCGCAGAAATTTTCTGACGCGGGCTTCGCCGTGATCTCCGGCGGCGGTCCCGGCATCATGGAAGCCGCGAACAAGGGCGCACATGCGGGCAAGTCGCCGTCGGTCGGTTTGAACATCGAGTTGCCGCACGAGCAGTCGGGCAACCAGTGGCAAGATATCTCGCTGCGGTTCCGTCACTTCTTCACGCGCAAGGTCACGTTCGTGAAGAATTCGGACGCGGTGGTCGTCATGCCCGGCGGGTTCGGCACGCTCGACGAAATGGCCGAAGTGCTCACGCTGATCCAGACGAAGAAGTCGCGGCACGTGCCCATCGTGCTGGTGGGCGCCGAGTTCTGGGAAGGCCTGCTCTCGTGGTTCCGCAACACACTGGTTCCGACCGGCGTGATCAGCGAGAAAGATCTGGACTTGATGCAGGTTATCGACGATCCGGACCAGGTGCTCGAAGCGGTGCTGCAGTTCTACGAAGATCGTGAGACCGCGGAAGAACAGCCCGCCGAAGGGAAGTCCGACGAAGACCGGATGTTCTATCTTTGA
- a CDS encoding sulfurtransferase, with amino-acid sequence MPHTHYTTLISAGNLVERIAAAPGSVFIVDCRFDLAATDSGENAYAAGHIPGAHYLHLDRDLSGSKTGKNGRHPLPERAALVAKLKEIGLNEGQQVVTYDAQGGMYASRLWWLLRWLGHDSVALLDGGLQAWQAAGQPLESAAPATSAGTFKAGAPLSVTIDADGVLRNIDTRERVVIDARAADRYRGENETLDAVGGHIPGALNRFFKDNLNADGRFKTAHELRETFGALLGATQPDRVVLQCGSGVTACHNALALEIAGLHGAALYPGSWSEWSSDASRPVATGAAA; translated from the coding sequence ATGCCTCACACGCACTACACCACGCTGATTTCCGCCGGCAATCTCGTCGAGCGGATCGCCGCTGCGCCTGGCAGCGTGTTTATCGTCGATTGCCGCTTCGATCTGGCCGCAACCGATTCGGGTGAAAACGCCTACGCCGCTGGGCATATCCCCGGCGCGCATTACCTGCATCTCGACCGCGACCTGTCGGGCTCGAAGACCGGCAAGAACGGCCGTCATCCGTTGCCGGAGCGCGCGGCGCTCGTCGCCAAGCTGAAGGAAATCGGCCTGAACGAAGGCCAGCAAGTCGTTACCTACGATGCGCAGGGCGGCATGTATGCATCGCGTCTGTGGTGGCTGTTGCGCTGGCTAGGCCACGATTCCGTCGCGCTGCTCGACGGCGGCCTGCAAGCGTGGCAAGCGGCCGGGCAGCCGCTGGAATCGGCGGCGCCGGCCACATCGGCGGGAACGTTCAAGGCGGGCGCGCCGCTGTCGGTGACCATCGATGCAGACGGGGTCTTGCGCAATATCGATACGCGCGAGCGCGTGGTGATCGATGCCCGCGCAGCCGACCGGTATCGCGGGGAAAACGAGACGCTCGATGCCGTCGGCGGTCATATTCCCGGCGCGCTGAATCGCTTTTTCAAGGACAACCTGAACGCGGACGGCCGCTTCAAGACCGCCCATGAATTGCGCGAGACGTTCGGCGCGCTGCTCGGCGCAACGCAGCCGGATCGGGTGGTGCTGCAGTGCGGATCGGGCGTCACCGCCTGCCACAACGCCCTGGCACTGGAAATCGCCGGCTTGCACGGCGCGGCGCTGTATCCGGGATCGTGGAGCGAATGGAGCTCGGACGCTTCTCGGCCCGTGGCGACCGGCGCGGCGGCATAA